The genomic window ATTACCAAAGTTAAATGCACCACACTTGCTGTACCCGAAAATGCAGAATTTGTACCACCAAAAGAAATTGCTTTTCCTACAGATTTAAACTTAACATATAATCTTGATGTATTGCATCCTTTAAGTGAAATAACTGAGCACTTTAAAGCATCACTGAGAATACTTCATATCAATAAAAACAAAGAACATTTAAACGAAGATCTAGACGAAAACATAACGTTGCTCAAAGACTATTTTACAGATATTAAAAGTAGTTTTCATCATCTAACTAACAAAAAAGTAGAGGATGCTGTGCAATGTTTTGTAGAAAGCAGAACTATAGATCTTATTTGTATGGTAGCCAAAAACCTCAACTATTTTCAACAAATATTTTTTCACAGTAAAGTTGAAAAAATAAGCTACCACACCGACAAACCATTATTAGTATTACACGAAAAAAATTAACAAAGCCATGGAAAATTCACTATTCTTTACAAAATTTTGGGGCTGGTATCTTATCATTTTCTTTTTTATACTCAGCTTTAATCCAAAACGTATTAAACAGATATTTAGCAACCTTAAAGACGAAAAATTTTTAATTCTGGCTGCTTTTATTTGTATTACGCTAGGACTAACCACTATTATTTTACACAACATTTGGGAATTAAATTATAAACTGGTAATTACATTAATAGGATGGTCATTCTTGTTTTCTGGTTTAGCGCTCTTTATTTTTCCCAACAAAACGGTATCGTGGTTAATTTTAACCAATGTTAAAATGGTTCAGCTTATTTATATGCTATTATTTTTAGTAGGACTATTTTTGTTAAATATAGTCTATCAAATTATACCTTATTAGCCAAAATTGATATTTATCATTTTCTAATATTAACAAGTTATTTATGTTTAATATCTAATATTAAAATAGGGTAATTTAATATCAGGTGCTATTAATCACGAAAAAAGCCAGAGCAATCTCTGGCTTTTTTTGGTAAACACATTATTGTTATTTCTTACCAAAACTGATTTTCCTCATTTTAGAAAACAGACCTAGTAATTACATTTATAATGCTATTAAAAGTGCATTCATATTTAATTTATTAGTCGAGGATTTATGAATAAAAAAAGTGTTTAATGCTTTGGTTGAATTAAAAGTAATCCTTTGTAATTCTTTTTTGTAAGAGGATTTTTAGGGTTTTCAAAATAAGAGGTGAATTATAGAATTAAACACTTTTTCGGAAACAGGAAGTTTAAGCTTCCTGTTTCTTTTTTCTCTCATATAAATTCCACAAGACATCCAGATTATATTGTATGATAAATATCATTGTAAAATGGTGCTAAATACCTTAGCTTTAGTAAGCTATAAAATGAATTTATCATGAGAAATATTCTAATTCCAACAGACTTTTCCGCTAATGCCATGAATGCATTAAAATATGCATCTGAGTTGTTTAAATACGATAAGAGCCGATTTTTTATAATGCATGCTTACCAAGATGAGATTTTTGAGGACGAAGAACTCATTAAAGAGGAAACTTTGGTTAAAGTTACCAAACGCATTGCAGATAAATCGCAATCTAACCTAGAGAAAGTCTTAGATGAGATTAAAAAGATTTCTCCAAATCCAAGACACAGCTACGCTATTATTTCTGCCAACAATATGCTTGTAGACGAAGCAGATAAAATTGTAGATGAAGAAAATATAGATATTATCGTTATGGGTACTCGTGGTAATACCAACAATAAAAAACTAACCTTTGGTAGCCACACGCTTCAAGTATTAAGATACGTGCAGAGTCCTGTACTGGCCATACCAGAACATTATGCTGGCATTCAGCCTAGACATATCCTCTTCCCTACCAATTATTTAATTCCGTATAAAAGAAGAGAATTAAAATTACTGTGCGAACTGGCTTCACCATACAGAGCTACTATAGATATGCTCTATGTGTCTGACAACGATAATCTTTCTATGAGACAGCAAAACAACCAGAGCTTTGTAAGGGATGAGTTGTGCAAAAATGAGATTAATTTTAAGACTGTTAAAGATTCTAGTATTACTGACGCTATTTGCAATTATATAGATAAAAACAATGTAGATATGTTAGTGATGGTTAACACAAGACACTCCTTTTTTGAAAACATATTCTTTAAATCTAAACTAGATGAAATAACCTTACGAATTGATATTCCGTTTTTGGCACTGCAAAACATTAGACGTTATTAACTTTTAAAATCTATCGTCATGAAAAAAATATTATTACCAACGGATTTTTCGGATAATGCATGGAATGCCATTACATATGCATTACAACTATATAAAAATGAAAAATGTAATTTCATTTTATTGAATACGTATACTCCCATTATGTATCAGGTAGAGTTTATGCAATCTAGCGAGCCTCAGTTTCAGCTTATGGAAGCTGTTAAAGAAACCAGCAAGAAAAAACTTCAGGATTTAGTGGGAAAAATAGAAACTGAGTTTCCTAATCCTAATCACCATTTTACAACCATTTCATCCTTTAACACACTTACAGGTGAGATTAGCGAATTGTATGAAGGCAATGTAATGGACCTTATAATTATGGGTACTAAAGGAGCATCTGGCGTAAAAGAAGTTTTATTCGGATCTAACACTATGCACGTACTTAATAATGTTAAGTGCCCTGTAATTGCTATACCTAGCGATTTTAATTTTGAAAGACCACACGAACTGTTATTTCCTTCAGATTATGACATTGAGTTTAACGACCAGCACTTAGATCCGCTTATAGATATTGCTAATCTGTATAACATTCGTATCAATATTATGCATGTGCACTATGGGGAAACGTTAACGGAAAGACAAGAAAGCAACCGACAAAAACTAGAAACAAAGTTTAAAGGTATTGCACATTTATTCCACAATATTAAAAATAAAAATATACCAGAAGCAATTACAGAATTTCAGATAAAAACACGTATTAACCTGTTAGTGATGATTAACAATAAGCATTCTTTTTTTGAAAATCTATTCTTTAAATCTAACATAAAACATATAGGTTTTCATCTTAATGTGCCTTTTATGGTTATCCCATCGCAACTGTAATTAAGACTGATTATAATCATTTCAAAACGTAAAAGTTAAAAGTAACTTTTGCTGAAAGACTAAAGCTAATCGCCATGAAAAACATACTATTACCAACGGATTTTTCGGATAATGCCTGGTGTGCAGCCGTATATGCACTTAAGCTCTATGAGAAAGAAGAATGCACATTTTATTTTCTACATTCTTATAAAATGAAAACTTCTGCAATGTCTAATATTTCAAATAAATTATTGAGATATATGGCAGATAATGCAAATCAAGAGTTGTTAGATCTTAAAGACATGGCAGAAAGAGCCAATGATAACCTTAACCATAACTTTGAGATTCTACTTAGTGCAGATGCTATGGATAATGCTATTGATATGGCTATAAACAAATACAATATAGACCTCGTTGTTATGGGAACAAAAGGTGCTACTGGTGCCAAAGAGATTTTTATGGGTAGCAATACCGTTAAGATTATTAATCACGTAAAGTCTTGCCCTATTCTTTTAGTTCCTAATGAATTTGATTTTGAAGAACCAAAACAAATTACATTTCCAACAGATTTTAATCGGTTTTATGGAGAAGAATTATTGCATCTGAAAGAACTCTCTAAACTTTATAATTCTAAAATTAGAATACTACATATTAATAAAGAAAAAAATCTAAGCCACCAACAAGATTATAATTTGGCAATGCTAAAGGCCTATTTAGAAGATTATCCGCATAC from Winogradskyella sp. MH6 includes these protein-coding regions:
- a CDS encoding universal stress protein → MRNILIPTDFSANAMNALKYASELFKYDKSRFFIMHAYQDEIFEDEELIKEETLVKVTKRIADKSQSNLEKVLDEIKKISPNPRHSYAIISANNMLVDEADKIVDEENIDIIVMGTRGNTNNKKLTFGSHTLQVLRYVQSPVLAIPEHYAGIQPRHILFPTNYLIPYKRRELKLLCELASPYRATIDMLYVSDNDNLSMRQQNNQSFVRDELCKNEINFKTVKDSSITDAICNYIDKNNVDMLVMVNTRHSFFENIFFKSKLDEITLRIDIPFLALQNIRRY
- a CDS encoding universal stress protein — encoded protein: MKNVLLPTDFSENSWNAIKYAIHFFNSIECGFYVLHVNSLNNFIPQDETLTLDSYYLESTYTIPAKQKLRSFIKRISKLSPNKDKHKFFALTETGFFIDSIRKIVKEKQIDFIVMGTKGASGLSEIILGTNTADVITKVKCTTLAVPENAEFVPPKEIAFPTDLNLTYNLDVLHPLSEITEHFKASLRILHINKNKEHLNEDLDENITLLKDYFTDIKSSFHHLTNKKVEDAVQCFVESRTIDLICMVAKNLNYFQQIFFHSKVEKISYHTDKPLLVLHEKN
- a CDS encoding universal stress protein, with product MKNILLPTDFSDNAWCAAVYALKLYEKEECTFYFLHSYKMKTSAMSNISNKLLRYMADNANQELLDLKDMAERANDNLNHNFEILLSADAMDNAIDMAINKYNIDLVVMGTKGATGAKEIFMGSNTVKIINHVKSCPILLVPNEFDFEEPKQITFPTDFNRFYGEELLHLKELSKLYNSKIRILHINKEKNLSHQQDYNLAMLKAYLEDYPHTFHWMPDYSKKENAIQDFIEELNTEILVMVNYEHSFIESIINEPVIKKIGFHATIPFFVIPSSA
- a CDS encoding universal stress protein, whose translation is MKKILLPTDFSDNAWNAITYALQLYKNEKCNFILLNTYTPIMYQVEFMQSSEPQFQLMEAVKETSKKKLQDLVGKIETEFPNPNHHFTTISSFNTLTGEISELYEGNVMDLIIMGTKGASGVKEVLFGSNTMHVLNNVKCPVIAIPSDFNFERPHELLFPSDYDIEFNDQHLDPLIDIANLYNIRINIMHVHYGETLTERQESNRQKLETKFKGIAHLFHNIKNKNIPEAITEFQIKTRINLLVMINNKHSFFENLFFKSNIKHIGFHLNVPFMVIPSQL